From the Cydia pomonella isolate Wapato2018A chromosome 23, ilCydPomo1, whole genome shotgun sequence genome, one window contains:
- the LOC133530528 gene encoding acyl-CoA Delta(11) desaturase-like isoform X2 — MAPYIEEKEISLAENSKPLPPQTAPREYTIVYSVVLIFVYWHIGALYGLYLGFTSAKWATIIFNYVIYVTGGFAITAGAHRLWSHRAFKATLPLQLLLMLLQTMSCQKSVLNWVRDHRLHHKYCDTDADPYNSTRGIFYSHVGWLLVKKHPEVIRKGRTIDMSDLENNPVLKFQKKYYLILVTLMAFILPALIPVIFWQESLNIAHHVSLVHLVVGSHMTFAINSIAHAFGTKPYDKTISPTQSLSLSLVTFGEGYHNYHHVFPFDYRVAELGNNYLNLTTNFIDFFAWIGWAYDLKYASPDMVAKRVKRTGDGTDLWGRVIEDADTYSGQ, encoded by the exons ATGGCACCGTACATAGAAGAAAAAGAGATATCGTTAGCAGAGAATTCTAAGCCCCTACCTCCACAGACAGCGCCGCGGGAATACACGATAGTGTACTCTGTGGTACTGATCTTCGTGTATTGGCACATTGGAGCGCTGTATGGGCTGTATCTGGGGTTCACCTCTGCAAAATGGGCGACTATAATATTCA ACTACGTGATATACGTGACAGGGGGCTTCGCAATAACGGCCGGAGCGCACCGGCTCTGGTCGCACCGCGCTTTCAAGGCCACGTTGCCGCTGCAGCTCCTGCTCATGCTGCTGCAGACCATGTCGTGCCAGAAGAGTGTTCTTAACTGGGTCCGGGATCACAG GTTACACCACAAGTATTGCGACACTGACGCGGACCCATACAACTCAACCAGAGGGATATTTTACTCCCACGTCGGCTGGTTGCTGGTGAAGAAACATCCAGAAGTCATTCGAAAAGGAAGAACGATTGACATGTCGGATTTAGAGAACAATCCTGTGTTAAAGTTTCAAAAGAA ATACTACCTCATTTTGGTCACTCTAATGGCGTTCATACTTCCCGCGCTAATACCAGTAATCTTCTGGCAAGAGTCTCTGAACATCGCACACCACGTTTCCCTAGTCCATCTCGTCGTAGGGTCTCATATGACATTCGCTATAAACAGTATCGCGCACGCGTTTGGGACCAAGCCTTATGATAAAACCATATCACCGACGCAAAGTCTATCCTTGTCTCTGGTCACATTTGGAGAAGGATATCACAACTATCACCACGTTTTCCCATTTGATTATAGAGTCGCCGAATTGggaaacaattatttaaatttgactaCGAATTTCATCGATTTCTTCGCGTGGATCGGATGGGCGTATGACTTGAAATATGCGTCTCCTGATATGGTTGCGAAAAGAGTGAAAAGAACAGGCGATGGGACTGATTTGTGGGGACGAGTTATAGAAGATGCGGACACCTATTCGGGCCAGTAG
- the LOC133530790 gene encoding uncharacterized protein LOC133530790, with translation MAGDNTIFFATAQVLIRDSSGVFRPVRALLDGASACNFMSKSCAEMLGFETSGQHTVFGIGNSPYQTFGALSCEVKPMGNEPSSLSTKLEAFVLSPVCADQPPQPVDSSGWSHIRNLSLADPGFARPAPVDLLLNAQVFVSSLLPGIRRGEPGQPTLLKTIYGWVVMGECDGSQLTTSALVSYRNNKNHCFFVSSPSQILSLDDSIKKFWELENVSSPTKPFVSEEDQRCEDYFLEKYYRNEEGRFVVPLPFVDPANKPTFLNSREIALKRFTSLERKLNSNPEFKRAYVEFMDDYEARGHLEEVEPPSTSEGHFYYIPHHGILRDSVTTPLRVVFDASAKDANEVSLNATLLAGPKLQTNIFDLLTRFRWHAVVFTGDVKQMYRQILVSDEDAEFQRILWRPSAVGPVRDYRLKTVTYGVSAAPFQALRTMAQLASDSAAAYPSGSTVLARDIYVDDVVTGADSVEQARSLQADLTKILSSGGFHLRKWTSNSSEFLESLPSSDLYSEDFKHFEEMTDISLKILGLLWQPQSDSFRFRVAAAPNGRCTKRTILSEIARIFDPLGFLSPVTFLAKYLMQLLWVSGVSWDGDVPESIRLEWQEFKTQLSSLSAVAVPRRLVGKFDVLHLHGFCDASERGFCAVIYCRTVTEEGDVDVQLVCAKSKVAPLRKLSVPRLELLAAVLLSDLMASVVEALKPFHSVDRIFAWSDSSVTLTWIKSCPSRWKTFVANRVSHIQDVIPPDSWHHVRTTDNPADCGSRGLLPQDLVNQTCWWNGPDWLRHPTESWPKSVLMPDRDVLHDEQKITVLVVSNDNALIDNLLEKFSSLRTLQRVLAYCCRFANNTKNRKTSGKLLHGPLTSFEIKQALMVLVRFVQQRSFAQEIEIILKNHSNSLPKAFRKLSPFVDDAGLLRVGGRLSRASLDFDVKHPLLLPRDNRLTFLLIDDYHKRFMHPGIQTLHNLLAQHFWVMCPKRAIYAVVSKCMKCFRVRPPGAPAPFMGDLPSYRISQLKAFSSAAVDFGGPFDIALGRGRGNKTYKGYICVFVCTATKAIHTELVTELSSDAFLAALRRFVARRGRCSRLVSDQGKNFVGANNILQRLVKDAAAHHTINFEFNPPGSPHFSGLAEAGIKAVKTHLSRVVGNQRLTYEEFSTILAQVEALLNSRPLTPLSTDPNDLSALTPGHFLTTEPLSVVPEEDFSDVRVSPLQRWKLLQKMHQDFWNKWSKEYMHTLQQRMKWHDRHPNVQVGTLVLVVNEQTSPMKWPLGRIIDTHPGSDGICRVVTVRTATGLYKRPVVKLCPLPA, from the coding sequence ATGGCGGGAGATAATACAATCTTCTTCGCTACTGCCCAGGTGTTAATTCGGGACAGTTCTGGTGTCTTCCGCCCAGTGCGGGCGCTCTTGGATGGTGCTAGTGCATGCAATTTCATGTCAAAATCCTGTGCAGAAATGCTAGGGTTTGAAACTTCTGGACAACACACTGTGTTTGGCATTGGCAATTCGCCATATCAAACATTTGGCGCACTATCATGTGAGGTCAAGCCAATGGGAAATGAACCCTCTTCACTGAGTACTAAACTCGAAGCTTTCGTTTTGTCGCCGGTATGTGCCGACCAACCTCCTCAACCTGTCGATTCGTCGGGGTGGTCGCACATCAGGAATTTATCGCTGGCTGATCCTGGTTTCGCCCGTCCGGCGCCGGTGGACCTGTTACTTAACGCACAGGTCTTCGTTTCGTCGTTGTTGCCCGGTATACGGCGCGGGGAGCCTGGACAGCCTACTCTGTTGAAAACCATCTATGGATGGGTCGTTATGGGTGAGTGTGACGGGAGTCAGCTCACAACAAGCGCtctcgtatcgtatcgtaacaataaaaatcattgttttTTCGTGTCGAGTCCTTCGCAGATTTTGTCGCTTGAtgattctataaaaaaattttgGGAATTAGAAAACGTTAGTTCTCCGACTAAACCTTTCGTATCTGAGGAGGACCAACGCTGCGAGGactattttcttgaaaaatacTATCGCAATGAAGAAGGCAGGTTCGTAGTTCCACTACCATTTGTCGATCCCGCGAACAAACCTACCTTCCTCAATTCGCGTGAAATTGCTCTCAAGCGGTTCACGTCGTTGGAACGCAAGTTGAACTCCAACCCCGAGTTCAAAAGGGCGTATGTGGAATTTATGGATGACTATGAGGCTCGTGGTCACTTGGAAGAAGTGGAACCTCCTTCCACAAGTGAAGGCCACTTCTATTACATACCTCACCATGGAATTCTGCGCGATTCCGTCACCACTCCTCTTCGCGTGGTTTTCGACGCAAGCGCTAAGGACGCCAACGAGGTGTCTTTGAACGCTACTCTTCTCGCTGGGCCCAAGCTTCAGACCAACATCTTCGATCTGCTCACACGTTTTCGCTGGCATGCCGTCGTCTTCACAGGTGACGTGAAACAGATGTACAGGCAGATCCTGGTCTCTGATGAAGACGCTGAATTTCAGCGCATTTTGTGGCGCCCTTCTGCTGTCGGTCCTGTGCGCGACTACCGTCTTAAAACGGTAACCTACGGGGTTTCTGCTGCGCCATTCCAAGCTCTTCGTACAATGGCTCAACTTGCCAGTGATTCTGCAGCCGCATACCCAAGTGGTTCAACTGTTCTCGCTCGTGACATCTACGTCGACGACGTCGTCACCGGAGCGGATTCTGTCGAGCAGGCGCGTTCGCTTCAGGCGGACCTTACGAAAATATTGTCGTCGGGGGGTTTCCACCTCAGGAAGTGGACCTCCAATAGTAGTGAGTTCTTGGAGAGTCTTCCGTCTTCTGATCTGTACTCGGAAGACTTTAAACATTTCGAAGAAATGACTGATATTTCTCTAAAGATATTGGGCTTGCTATGGCAACCTCAATCAGATTCTTTCCGGTTTCGTGTCGCCGCTGCTCCTAACGGTCGGTGCACCAAGCGCACCATTCTGTCGGAGATAGCTAGAATCTTCGATCCATTAGGTTTCCTCTCGCCTGTAACATTTCTCGCCAAGTATCTGATGCAATTGCTTTGGGTTTCGGGCGTTTCCTGGGATGGAGATGTCCCGGAAAGCATCAGGCTGGAATGGCAGGAATTCAAAACTCAACTCTCGTCGCTGAGTGCTGTAGCTGTGCCACGCCGTTTAGTCGGGAAATTCGACGTGCTACATCTCCACGGATTTTGTGACGCGTCAGAACGTGGCTTCTGTGCCGTAATCTACTGCCGTACAGTAACTGAGGAGGGTGACGTCGACGTACAGCTCGTGTGTGCTAAGTCCAAGGTCGCGCCATTACGTAAATTGTCAGTGCCGCGTCTCGAATTGCTCGCAGCGGTTCTGCTGTCTGACTTGATGGCTTCAGTCGTGGAGGCTTTGAAGCCTTTCCACTCGGTAGACAGAATCTTTGCATGGTCGGACTCAAGTGTGACGTTGACCTGGATTAAGTCGTGTCCGTCCAGGTGGAAAACGTTCGTGGCCAACCGTGTGAGTCATATCCAAGACGTTATTCCTCCCGATTCTTGGCATCATGTCAGAACCACTGACAATCCAGCCGACTGCGGATCGCGTGGTTTGCTTCCCCAAGATTTAGTCAACCAAACTTGCTGGTGGAACGGGCCTGATTGGCTCAGGCACCCCACTGAGAGCTGGCCTAAGTCAGTGCTGATGCCAGATAGGGACGTTCTCCATGATGAGCAAAAGATTACAGTCCTCGTAGTGTCCAATGACAATGCATTAATCGACAACCTACTGGAGAAGTTTTCGTCGTTAAGAACACTTCAACGTGTTTTAGCGTATTGTTGCCGCTTCGCGAACAACACGAAGAACCGAAAAACGTCCGGGAAGTTGTTACACGGTCCTTTAACATCTTTCGAAATAAAGCAGGCACTCATGGTTCTTGTACGTTTCGTGCAGCAGCGCAGCTTCGCTCAGGAAATCGaaatcattttgaaaaatcattcGAACTCTCTCCCAAAAGCGTTCAGAAAACTGTCCCCATTCGTGGATGACGCGGGTCTCTTGAGGGTGGGCGGTCGCCTGTCGCGAGCTTCTCTCGACTTCGACGTGAAGCATCCTTTGCTTCTACCTCGCGACAATCGGCTGACCTTCCTTCTTATTGATGATTATCATAAGCGGTTCATGCATCCAGGCATCCAAACACTTCATAACTTGCTAGCGCAACATTTCTGGGTTATGTGTCCGAAACGGGCTATTTATGCAGTCGTATCGAAGTGCATGAAGTGCTTTCGGGTTCGGCCACCGGGTGCTCCTGCGCCATTCATGGGCGACTTACCATCGTATCGAATATCCCAGCTGAAGGCTTTCTCGAGCGCAGCGGTTGACTTTGGTGGGCCTTTCGACATCGCTCTCGGTCGCGGACGTGGTAACAAGACGTACAAAGGTTATATTTGCGTCTTTGTCTGTACCGCAACAAAGGCCATTCATACCGAGCTCGTCACCGAGTTGTCCTCGGATGCTTTTCTCGCCGCACTTCggcgtttcgtcgctcgtcgtgGTCGGTGCAGCCGGTTAGTGTCTGACCAAGGTAAAAATTTTGTCGGTGCGAACAACATCCTGCAACGCTTAGTGAAGGATGCTGCCGCACACCATACAATCAACTTCGAGTTCAACCCGCCGGGTAGCCCACACTTTTCAGGACTCGCTGAAGCTGGAATTAAGGCCGTTAAAACACACTTGTCGCGTGTCGTCGGGAACCAAAGGTTGACATACGAGGAGTTCTCGACGATCTTGGCCCAAGTCGAGGCTTTACTCAACTCAAGGCCACTAACTCCTCTCAGCACCGACCCCAACGACCTGTCGGCCTTGACACCGGGTCATTTCCTCACCACGGAACCCCTATCGGTCGTACCTGAGGAAGACTTCTCAGACGTTCGGGTTAGCCCTCTCCAACGCTGGAAGTTGCTTCAGAAGATGCACCAGGACTTCTGGAACAAATGGTCGAAGGAGTATATGCATACTCTCCAGCAGCGGATGAAGTGGCACGACAGACACCCTAACGTCCAAGTTGGCACACTTGTGCTCGttgtaaacgagcagacgagcccaaTGAAGTGGCCCCTGGGTCGCATTATCGACACACACCCCGGATCTGACGGGATCTGTCGTGTGGTTACTGTGCGCACTGCCACAGGGTTGTACAAACGGCCTGTGGTCAAGCTGTGTCCACTACCTGCGTAG
- the LOC133530528 gene encoding acyl-CoA Delta(11) desaturase-like isoform X1 gives MLTDMAPYIEEKEISLAENSKPLPPQTAPREYTIVYSVVLIFVYWHIGALYGLYLGFTSAKWATIIFNYVIYVTGGFAITAGAHRLWSHRAFKATLPLQLLLMLLQTMSCQKSVLNWVRDHRLHHKYCDTDADPYNSTRGIFYSHVGWLLVKKHPEVIRKGRTIDMSDLENNPVLKFQKKYYLILVTLMAFILPALIPVIFWQESLNIAHHVSLVHLVVGSHMTFAINSIAHAFGTKPYDKTISPTQSLSLSLVTFGEGYHNYHHVFPFDYRVAELGNNYLNLTTNFIDFFAWIGWAYDLKYASPDMVAKRVKRTGDGTDLWGRVIEDADTYSGQ, from the exons atg TTAACAGATATGGCACCGTACATAGAAGAAAAAGAGATATCGTTAGCAGAGAATTCTAAGCCCCTACCTCCACAGACAGCGCCGCGGGAATACACGATAGTGTACTCTGTGGTACTGATCTTCGTGTATTGGCACATTGGAGCGCTGTATGGGCTGTATCTGGGGTTCACCTCTGCAAAATGGGCGACTATAATATTCA ACTACGTGATATACGTGACAGGGGGCTTCGCAATAACGGCCGGAGCGCACCGGCTCTGGTCGCACCGCGCTTTCAAGGCCACGTTGCCGCTGCAGCTCCTGCTCATGCTGCTGCAGACCATGTCGTGCCAGAAGAGTGTTCTTAACTGGGTCCGGGATCACAG GTTACACCACAAGTATTGCGACACTGACGCGGACCCATACAACTCAACCAGAGGGATATTTTACTCCCACGTCGGCTGGTTGCTGGTGAAGAAACATCCAGAAGTCATTCGAAAAGGAAGAACGATTGACATGTCGGATTTAGAGAACAATCCTGTGTTAAAGTTTCAAAAGAA ATACTACCTCATTTTGGTCACTCTAATGGCGTTCATACTTCCCGCGCTAATACCAGTAATCTTCTGGCAAGAGTCTCTGAACATCGCACACCACGTTTCCCTAGTCCATCTCGTCGTAGGGTCTCATATGACATTCGCTATAAACAGTATCGCGCACGCGTTTGGGACCAAGCCTTATGATAAAACCATATCACCGACGCAAAGTCTATCCTTGTCTCTGGTCACATTTGGAGAAGGATATCACAACTATCACCACGTTTTCCCATTTGATTATAGAGTCGCCGAATTGggaaacaattatttaaatttgactaCGAATTTCATCGATTTCTTCGCGTGGATCGGATGGGCGTATGACTTGAAATATGCGTCTCCTGATATGGTTGCGAAAAGAGTGAAAAGAACAGGCGATGGGACTGATTTGTGGGGACGAGTTATAGAAGATGCGGACACCTATTCGGGCCAGTAG